The DNA sequence CAAGACCTGACGATTCCGGTTCCGCCCGGCACCATCGTCTACCACTCCGACGGTTTCGTCTTGAAAGATCTTACGAACGCCGGCGACTCGCTCGTCGCGGCGCAAGGAGGTAAAGGGGGCAAAGGCAACGCCCGCTTCAAGTCGTCGACGAATCGCGCTCCGCGCCAACATCAGCTCGGCGAAGAAGCGGTCATTCGGGAATTGGTTTTGGAATTGAAGGTCATCGCCGATGTCGGCCTGATCGGTTTGCCGAACGCCGGCAAGAGCACGTTGCTCAGTCGCGTCTCGCGCGCTCGGCCCGAGATCGCCGACTATCCGTTCACGACGAAGTTTCCGAACCTCGGCATGGTCAACGTCGCCCGCGAGCGCGAGTTCGTCATGGCCGATATTCCGGGCCTCATCGAAGGGGCGCACGCCGGCGTCGGCCTGGGGCATGAATTCCTGCGGCACGTCGAACGGGCCGGTTTGCTGATTCATTTGGTCGAGCCTTTTCCGACCGACGCCTCGGATCCCGTTTCCAACTACCACGCCATTCGCAAAGAGCTCGGGCTCTACGCCGCCGAACTCGGCACGCGGCCCGAGATCGTCGTGATGACGAAGTGCGAGCTGCCGGAATCGGAGTTGGTGCATAAGCAATTGGCCGAGGCGGTCGGACACGATGTGTTCGCCATCTCGTCCGTCACCGGATTAGGCCTCGACAAGTTGCTCTTCGCGGTCGTCGCCAAGCTCGATGCGGGGCGCGAGACCGTCGCCGCGCCATGACGCCGCACGAGCCGTTTCCGCTGATCGCCGTCGATGTCGGCAACAGCCGCGTGAAGTTCGGTTTGTTCGACTCGGCCGAAGCTCGAACCGATTCCAGCTCGAACCAGTGCATTTCGCGTTCGCTGCCGCATCCGGTCAAGACGCTCGATCTCGATCCGCGCCAAGGCTCGTGGGATGCCCTCGACGCTTGGCTCGCCGATACCCGCGCCGACGACTTCGCTTGGTGGATCGCGAGCGTGCAGCGGCAAGTCGCCGCGCAACTCGTCGAACGCTTGCGCGCCGCCGACGTGCGACGCATCACCTTGGTGACTTCCGGCGATCTGCCGCTCAAGGTCGAAATACCTCGGCCCGACATGGTCGGCATCGATCGCTTGCTTGGCGCCGTCGCTGCGAACCGCTTGCGCGATCCGCAGCGTCCGGCCGTCGTCGTCGATCTCGGCACGGCGATCACGGTCGATCTGATTTCGGCCGAGGGCGCTTTTCGCGGTGGTGCGATTCTGCCGGGCATCGGTATGTCGGCCCGAGCGCTGCATCAGTTTACCGACCTGCTGCCGCTGATCGACATGCAGAGCCTTGCCGAACCTCCGGCCGCGGTCGGCAACGCCACGGTTCCGGCCATGACGTCGGGCTTGTATTGGGGCGCGGTCGGCGGCGTAAAGCAATTGATCGAACTCTTCGCACGCGACTCCGCCGGCGAGCCGCAAGTCTTTCTCACGGGCGGGGCGGCGCAGTCGGTCGCGAAGTTGCTGCCCGGCGAGGCGCGGCTCGTGCCCGACTTGGTGCTGTCGGCGATCGCGATCGCCGCGGCGAAATAAGCGGAGCGCCTATGTCGCCCAGTGCGCTTCGTGCGACCTTGCTCACTCCCTACGGCCGAGGCGCGGTCGCGGTCGTCCGCGTGTGGGGACCGAACGCGACGACGATCGTCGACCGGATGTTTCGGCCTGCGGCCGGGGGCTCGCTCGAAGCGTTTGCGATCGAGCGGATCGTGTTCGGTCGTTGGCATGGCGCGGTAGCTGCGGATTCGGCCGACGCTCCGCCGGCGGAAGAGCTCGTCGTTTGTCGTCGCGCGGTGGACGACCTCGAGATCCACTGCCACGGCGGCACGGCCGCGTCGACGGCGATTCTCGCCGCGCTCGAAGCGGCCGGCTGCGCGATCGTTCCGTGGGCGGAATGGTCCGCTTCTTCCACGACCGATCTCGTCCGAGTCGAAGCGAACATAGCGCTGGCCGAAGCGAAAACGTCGCGCACGGCCGGCATCTTGCTCGATCAACAGGCCGGGGCGTTGCGTCGGGCGGTCGAGGGAATCATCGCGACGTTATTAAGCAATGAAGCCGGCGCGGCGCGAAGTTTGCTCGCGGCGCTCTTGGCGCGTGCTCCCCTCGGTCGGCATCTCGTCGCTCCGTTTCGGGTCGTGCTCACCGGGCGGCCGAACGTCGGGAAGAGCAGCCTGATCAATGCGCTGGTCGGCTACGATCGCTCCATCGTCTACGATCGGCCCGGCACGACGCGCGATGTCGTGACCGCCGGAGCGGTATTCGCCGGCTGGCCGGTCGAACTTTCCGACACGGCGGGGCTGCACACTTCGTTCGATCCGTTGGAGCAGGCCGGCATGAGCGCCGCGCGCCGCCGGTTGTCCGAGGCCGACCTCATCGTAGCGGTGTTCGATGCGTCGGTCCCGTGGTCGGCGGACGACGACGCGCTCTGCCGCGAGCATCCGAGCGCCGTCGTGGTGCATAACAAGCTCGATCGCGCGACGGCCGAAACCGAGAACCGGCCGGCCGGGCTTTCGCTCAGCGCCGTGACGAAACAAGGGCTCGACGAATTGATTGCGCTGCTAACCGCGCGCCTGGTGCCCGAAGCGCTGGCGCCGGGCATGGCGGTGCCCTTCACGGAGCGGCAAACGATGTTGCTCGCCACGGCAACGGAAGCGTTGACGGAAGACCGCGGCGACGAGGCACGCAGCTTGCTTGAGCAAGTCTTCGGCGGCGCGCCGCCTTAAGCGACGGGATACTCGATCAGCACGCCGTAGCCGAGCGACTCTCGATCATCGGGCCGGAAGTCGCCGTGGGTCGAGACGAGTTTCGCGCCGCTGCCGAGATGGAACTCGAGCACCGGATCGAACCGTCGGCCGGTCTTGTTGCGCAGTTCGACATACTGCTCGATCGGCATTTCCGGATGGCGATAATAGCGGGCCGGGCGCGTGATGCCGACGATGCGCCGCACGCCGGGGAGCGAGCGCGCGAACTCGATCTCGCGATCGATCAACCGCCGGCCGACGCCGAAGCCGCGCACGATGGCCCCTGCCCCGACGGCGACGAGTTGGTAGATCTCCCCTTGAGGATCGTGCGAGTCGCGGTACGTGCCCGCGGCCGTGATTCGATCGTAGGTGACGGGACCGGCGCGGAGGAACTCTTCGGTGATCCGCTGCGCCGAGGCGACGGCGGCCACTTCGCCGTCGAAGACCGCGACTAGTTGTCCTTCCGGAAACGCCGCGAGCCGCGCGTGCCACTGGGCGGCCGAAACGACTAATTTTTCCGGCCAGCTTTCCGCGTCGATACGGACGAGCGCATCGGCATCGGCCGGGACGGCGGTTCGGAACGTCAGCAAATGTTTCGGCGACATCGGGATCAGCGAAAGTGCGAAGGCGGAGCGTAGGAACGATTATAGAAGATCATTTGCCGAAGTCATTCGCCAAGCTCGTTAACCGGTGCCGCGGAGTCGCGGATCGGTCGCTTCCTGCAGCCCTTCGCCGATCAGATTATAAGCCAACACGGCCAGAAACACCGCCCCGCCCGGAAATACGATCAACCACCACATTTGTAGGTGGGCACGAGCGCCGTCGAGAACTTTCCCCCAACTGGGATCCCCTTGCGGCCCGAAGCCGATGAAGCTGAGCGCGCTTTCGGTGAGAATCGCCGAGGCGATGCCGAACGTGATGGGAACCAAGACCGGCGCCAGCGCGTTGGGGAGGATGTGTCGAAACATGATCCGCAGCCGGCCGGCCCCGAGCGCTTCGGCGGCGAGCACGAAGTCGGCGTTGCGCAGCTTGAGGAACTCGGCGCGCGTGAGCCGCGCGATGCTCGGCCAGGCCGTGACGCCGATGATCCCCATGATGTGCCAAATCGTCGGCCGCTCGACGATCGCGATCATCGCGAGGATCAAGACCAGCGTTGGAACGCACATGACGACTTCGATGAATCGACAAATCAGCGTGTCGACCCAACCGCCGAGATAACCGGCGATCGCCCCGAGCACGATGCCGATCGAAGCCGCGATCCCCATCGAAAAGAAGCCGACTAA is a window from the Planctomycetia bacterium genome containing:
- a CDS encoding 50S ribosome-binding GTPase, producing the protein MSPSALRATLLTPYGRGAVAVVRVWGPNATTIVDRMFRPAAGGSLEAFAIERIVFGRWHGAVAADSADAPPAEELVVCRRAVDDLEIHCHGGTAASTAILAALEAAGCAIVPWAEWSASSTTDLVRVEANIALAEAKTSRTAGILLDQQAGALRRAVEGIIATLLSNEAGAARSLLAALLARAPLGRHLVAPFRVVLTGRPNVGKSSLINALVGYDRSIVYDRPGTTRDVVTAGAVFAGWPVELSDTAGLHTSFDPLEQAGMSAARRRLSEADLIVAVFDASVPWSADDDALCREHPSAVVVHNKLDRATAETENRPAGLSLSAVTKQGLDELIALLTARLVPEALAPGMAVPFTERQTMLLATATEALTEDRGDEARSLLEQVFGGAPP
- a CDS encoding type III pantothenate kinase is translated as MTPHEPFPLIAVDVGNSRVKFGLFDSAEARTDSSSNQCISRSLPHPVKTLDLDPRQGSWDALDAWLADTRADDFAWWIASVQRQVAAQLVERLRAADVRRITLVTSGDLPLKVEIPRPDMVGIDRLLGAVAANRLRDPQRPAVVVDLGTAITVDLISAEGAFRGGAILPGIGMSARALHQFTDLLPLIDMQSLAEPPAAVGNATVPAMTSGLYWGAVGGVKQLIELFARDSAGEPQVFLTGGAAQSVAKLLPGEARLVPDLVLSAIAIAAAK
- a CDS encoding ABC transporter permease, with the translated sequence MSTIPLEPPSNPSAPATTAAQPISSRGFWSETWVRFRRRKLALAALLYVGFLTCIAITAPMIVGRKPIVCSYHGSVYFPCLGYFRDGWENVVFKEKGFRRTRFAESLAKDKESWAIWPPFYQDPFVRVRANEFPGVPENPRNGGPPNRFSPFGTDIEGIDVFAQMLHASRTALLVGFFSMGIAASIGIVLGAIAGYLGGWVDTLICRFIEVVMCVPTLVLILAMIAIVERPTIWHIMGIIGVTAWPSIARLTRAEFLKLRNADFVLAAEALGAGRLRIMFRHILPNALAPVLVPITFGIASAILTESALSFIGFGPQGDPSWGKVLDGARAHLQMWWLIVFPGGAVFLAVLAYNLIGEGLQEATDPRLRGTG
- the obgE gene encoding GTPase ObgE, which gives rise to MFVDRVNIQVQSGKGGDGAVSFRREKFIPRGGPDGGDGGDGGSVLIVAQTSVDSLAMMAQKRRWSATNGEKGGTSDCHGRNGQDLTIPVPPGTIVYHSDGFVLKDLTNAGDSLVAAQGGKGGKGNARFKSSTNRAPRQHQLGEEAVIRELVLELKVIADVGLIGLPNAGKSTLLSRVSRARPEIADYPFTTKFPNLGMVNVAREREFVMADIPGLIEGAHAGVGLGHEFLRHVERAGLLIHLVEPFPTDASDPVSNYHAIRKELGLYAAELGTRPEIVVMTKCELPESELVHKQLAEAVGHDVFAISSVTGLGLDKLLFAVVAKLDAGRETVAAP